The Saccharopolyspora gloriosae genome has a segment encoding these proteins:
- the dnaE gene encoding DNA polymerase III subunit alpha: protein MPVDPFVHLHVHTEYSMLDGAAKVAPLFEEAKRLEMPAVGMTDHGNMFGADEFYQQAKKTGIKPIIGIEAYIAPHSRYHKKPVFWGEAKQRGTDEYGEGGDVSGAGAYTHMTMVARSATGLRNLFTLSSRASMEGQYRKPRMDRELIAEFSEGIIATTGCPSGEVQTRLRLRQYKEALQAASDYKDIFGEENFFLELMDHGLPIERSVRENLLKIAGELNLKPLATNDSHYVTADQAESHGALLCVQSGKTLSDSSRFKFDGDGYYLKSAEEMRQYWDEEVPGAADNTLLVAEMVESYEDVWSFQDRMPRITVEGGQSELEQLRAEVEEFLPSRYPDGASQDVLDRVDIELDVLDKKGYCAYFLVVGDVTRWAKSQGIHVGPGRGSAAGSLLAYILHITNLDPLEHGLIFERFLNPERDSPPDIDLDFDDRRRDEVLQYAIDKYGRGKVAQVITFGKIKTKAAIKDSARVHHGQPGFAIADKISKALPPPIAAKDIPLSGIVDPQHERYAEASEVRSLIETDQAVSQIFDTARGLEGLIRNAGVHACAVILSSQDLLGTVPLWQRDDGSVITGWDYPSCEAIGLLKMDFLGLSNLTILGDALESVKTNHDLEIDLSTLGLDDKATYELLARGESLGVFQLEGGGMRELLKRMQPTEFGDVVAANALYRPGPMEVNAHLDYADRKNGKKPVEPIHPDLEDALKDILAETYGLIVYQEQIMAIAQKVAGYSLGRADILRRAMGKKKKSVLDQEFEGFREGMLANGYKDEAIDKLWSTVLPFAGYAFNKSHAAGYALVAYWTAYLKANYPAEYMAALLTSNGDNKDKMAVYLAECRRMGVKVLSPDVNDSRNNFTAVGSDIRFGLTAIRNVGSNVVASICKVREEKSRYTSFTDFLDKSETVACNKRVIESLIKAGAFDSLGHTRMSLSQHHEAAVDAVIGLKRQEALGQFDLFGGGSDDEAGEDSSPLAHLQFTPEEWPRKQLLAYEREMLGLYVSAHPLDGAERLLAPYQDTGIAHLVGGERQSSGDGKDQCKIAGMISGIQRRINKNGSPWAIVTLEDLDASVEVLFFPKSYEMFADCLVEDTAIAVKGRINEREGAISVFASDALPVDISAAETDPGTSPAFVIKVPASRVDKSLVGELKRTLRAHTGNVPVHVKLSGPRGVTRLALSSDYFVSTENGLQGELKGLLGAGCFEAF from the coding sequence GTGCCCGTCGATCCCTTCGTTCATCTCCACGTGCACACCGAGTACTCGATGCTCGACGGGGCGGCGAAGGTCGCGCCGCTGTTCGAGGAAGCGAAGCGACTGGAGATGCCCGCCGTGGGCATGACCGACCACGGCAACATGTTCGGGGCCGACGAGTTCTACCAGCAGGCCAAGAAGACCGGCATCAAACCGATCATCGGCATCGAGGCCTACATCGCGCCGCACAGCCGGTACCACAAGAAGCCGGTGTTCTGGGGCGAGGCGAAGCAGCGCGGCACCGACGAGTACGGCGAGGGCGGTGACGTCTCCGGTGCCGGCGCCTACACGCACATGACGATGGTGGCGCGCAGCGCGACGGGCCTGCGCAACCTGTTCACGCTCTCCAGCCGCGCCAGCATGGAAGGCCAGTACCGCAAGCCGCGGATGGACCGGGAGCTGATCGCCGAGTTCTCCGAGGGGATCATCGCGACCACCGGCTGCCCGTCCGGCGAGGTGCAGACCAGGCTGCGGTTGCGGCAGTACAAGGAGGCGTTGCAGGCCGCCTCCGACTACAAGGACATCTTCGGGGAGGAGAATTTCTTCCTCGAACTGATGGACCACGGGCTGCCCATCGAACGGTCCGTGCGGGAGAACCTGCTCAAGATCGCCGGTGAGCTGAACCTGAAGCCGCTGGCGACCAACGACAGCCACTACGTGACCGCCGACCAGGCCGAGTCGCACGGCGCGCTGCTGTGCGTGCAGTCCGGCAAGACGCTCAGCGACTCGAGCCGGTTCAAGTTCGACGGCGACGGCTACTACCTCAAGTCCGCGGAGGAGATGCGGCAGTACTGGGACGAGGAGGTTCCCGGCGCCGCGGACAACACGCTGCTGGTCGCGGAGATGGTCGAGTCCTACGAGGACGTGTGGAGCTTCCAGGACCGGATGCCGCGCATCACCGTGGAAGGCGGCCAGTCCGAGCTGGAGCAGCTGCGCGCGGAAGTCGAGGAGTTCCTGCCCAGCCGCTACCCGGACGGCGCCAGCCAGGACGTGCTGGACCGCGTCGACATCGAGCTCGACGTGCTGGACAAGAAGGGCTACTGCGCCTACTTCCTCGTCGTCGGTGACGTGACGCGGTGGGCGAAGTCGCAGGGCATCCACGTCGGGCCGGGCCGTGGTTCGGCCGCGGGCTCGCTGCTGGCCTACATCCTGCACATCACGAACCTGGACCCGCTGGAACACGGGCTGATCTTCGAGCGGTTCCTGAACCCGGAGCGCGACTCCCCGCCGGACATCGACCTCGACTTCGACGACCGGCGCCGCGACGAGGTGCTGCAGTACGCCATCGACAAGTACGGCCGCGGCAAGGTCGCCCAGGTCATCACCTTCGGCAAGATCAAAACGAAGGCGGCGATCAAGGACTCGGCGCGGGTGCACCACGGCCAGCCGGGGTTCGCGATCGCGGACAAGATCTCCAAGGCGCTGCCGCCGCCGATCGCGGCGAAGGACATTCCGCTGTCGGGCATCGTCGACCCGCAGCACGAGCGCTACGCCGAAGCCTCCGAGGTGCGCAGCCTCATCGAGACCGACCAGGCCGTGTCGCAGATCTTCGACACCGCCCGCGGTCTCGAAGGCCTGATCCGCAACGCCGGTGTGCACGCCTGCGCGGTCATTCTGTCCTCGCAGGACCTGCTGGGCACCGTGCCGCTGTGGCAGCGCGACGACGGCTCCGTCATCACCGGCTGGGACTACCCGTCGTGCGAGGCCATCGGCCTGCTGAAGATGGACTTCCTGGGGTTGTCGAACCTCACGATCCTCGGCGACGCCCTGGAATCGGTGAAGACCAACCACGACCTCGAGATCGACCTCTCCACCCTCGGGCTCGACGACAAGGCCACCTACGAGCTGCTGGCGCGCGGCGAAAGCCTGGGCGTGTTCCAGCTCGAAGGCGGCGGCATGCGGGAACTGCTCAAACGCATGCAGCCCACCGAGTTCGGCGACGTGGTCGCGGCGAACGCGCTGTACCGGCCGGGTCCGATGGAGGTCAACGCGCACCTCGACTACGCCGACCGCAAGAACGGCAAGAAGCCCGTCGAGCCGATCCACCCGGACCTGGAGGACGCGCTCAAGGACATCCTCGCCGAGACCTACGGCCTGATCGTCTACCAGGAACAGATCATGGCGATCGCGCAGAAGGTCGCCGGATACAGCCTCGGACGAGCCGACATCCTGCGCCGCGCCATGGGCAAGAAGAAGAAGTCCGTGCTGGACCAGGAATTCGAAGGCTTCCGCGAGGGCATGCTCGCGAACGGCTACAAAGACGAGGCCATCGACAAGCTGTGGTCCACGGTGCTGCCGTTCGCCGGCTACGCGTTCAACAAGTCGCACGCGGCCGGATACGCCCTCGTGGCGTACTGGACGGCGTACCTGAAGGCGAACTACCCGGCCGAATACATGGCGGCGCTGCTCACCTCCAACGGTGACAACAAGGACAAGATGGCCGTGTACCTCGCCGAATGCCGCCGTATGGGGGTGAAGGTGCTCTCGCCCGACGTCAACGACTCGCGCAACAACTTCACCGCCGTCGGCTCCGACATCCGCTTCGGGCTCACCGCCATCCGCAACGTCGGCTCCAACGTCGTCGCCTCCATCTGCAAGGTCCGCGAAGAGAAGAGCCGCTACACCTCCTTCACCGACTTCCTCGACAAGTCCGAGACGGTGGCCTGCAACAAGCGGGTCATCGAATCGCTGATCAAGGCGGGCGCGTTCGACTCGCTCGGGCACACTCGGATGTCGCTTTCGCAGCACCACGAAGCCGCCGTCGACGCGGTGATCGGGCTCAAGCGGCAGGAGGCGCTGGGGCAGTTCGACCTGTTCGGCGGCGGCTCCGACGACGAGGCGGGTGAGGACTCCTCACCGCTGGCGCACCTGCAGTTCACCCCCGAGGAATGGCCGCGCAAGCAACTGCTGGCCTACGAGCGGGAAATGCTGGGGCTCTACGTCTCCGCGCACCCGCTGGACGGGGCCGAGCGGCTGCTCGCGCCGTACCAGGACACCGGCATCGCCCACCTCGTCGGCGGTGAACGGCAGAGCTCCGGGGACGGCAAGGACCAGTGCAAGATCGCCGGGATGATCTCGGGGATTCAGCGCCGCATCAACAAGAACGGCAGTCCCTGGGCGATCGTCACCCTCGAGGACCTCGACGCCAGCGTGGAAGTGCTGTTCTTCCCCAAGTCCTACGAGATGTTCGCCGACTGCTTGGTGGAGGACACGGCCATCGCGGTGAAGGGCCGCATCAACGAGCGGGAGGGCGCGATCAGCGTCTTCGCCTCCGACGCGCTGCCGGTCGACATCTCCG